One genomic segment of Mustelus asterias chromosome 26, sMusAst1.hap1.1, whole genome shotgun sequence includes these proteins:
- the LOC144479584 gene encoding ras-related protein Rab-11B-like: MGSREDEYDYLFKVVLIGDSGVGKSNLLSRFTRNEFNLESKSTIGVEFATRSIQVDGKTIKAQIWDTAGQERYRAITSAYYRGAVGALLVYDIAKHLTYENVERWLKELRDHGDNNIVIMLVGNKSDLRHLRAVPTDEARAFAEKNCLSFIETSALDSTNVEEAFQNILTEIYRIVSQKQISDRLTHESPGSDVVEIDVPPTSDGQKSNKLQCCQNM, encoded by the exons ATGGGGAGCAGAGAGGACGAGTACGATTATCTGTTCAAAG TTGTGCTGATTGGAGACTCTGGAGTTGGAAAGAGCAATCTCCTGTCGAGGTTCACACGTAACGAGTTTAATCTGGAGAGTAAGAGCACCATTGGAGTGGAGTTTGCCACCAGGAGTATCCAGGTAGATGGGAAGACCATTAAAGCACAGATCTGGGACACAGCAGGGCAGGAGCGATACCGTGCCATCACTTCAGC GTACTACCGTGGGGCTGTGGGTGCTCTGCTTGTTTACGATATTGCCAAACATTTAACCTATGAGAATGTCGAGCGATGGCTGAAGGAATTGCGTGACCATGGCGACAATAACATAGTCATCATGCTGGTCGGAAACAAGAGTGACCTCCGTCATCTGAGAGCTGTTCCAACAGATGAGGCACGGGCTTTCGCTG AGAAGAATTGTCTTTCATTTATTGAAACATCTGCCTTGGATTCAACTAACGTAGAGGAGGCTTTCCAAAATATCTTGACAG AAATTTACCGCATAGTTTCTCAAAAGCAGATCTCGGACCGACTGACTCACGAGTCACCTGGCAGCGACGTGGTGGAGATTGATGTCCCCCCAACAAGCGACGGGCAGAAATCTAATAAACTGCAATGTTGCCAGAATATGTGA